In Bactrocera oleae isolate idBacOlea1 chromosome 5, idBacOlea1, whole genome shotgun sequence, a genomic segment contains:
- the LOC138857294 gene encoding keratin, type I cytoskeletal 13-like, translated as MKCSGVLATIFISVWSGTRASLMKCACEPGAPGPMGPPGPRGEPGYALPSYYTHARGPPGPPGPPGICGCPFFPQNFGGGFGFVGAGGGGSGGGGGGGGGGVLGNVTGGVGGGTGAGIGGGGGGGGAFGGAFGGGGGGGGGFRIFQGDLQDLQGLVAENLILVTTPNPEPINPNRLSSLLSTTSRPIPNGVNSVQYPPNTLIVIGANGELIPVNSVRGGINVSPTPSAAPFSPFNTGFQSPTTQSLPLTSGGLYSTVSRPLNSMNLGSTDFAQYRRQVLLGEAKRNESIQSSTASTVADAVAEDKNRNEGFQSQENSQPNTNQAADSVEDFQRAVEELRKRFTHLNKPRNGPGQQIAILL; from the exons ATGAAGTGCAGTGGCGTTTTGGCTACAATTTTCA TCTCCGTGTGGTCGGGCACTAGAGCATCGCTGATGAAATGTGCCTGTGAACCCGGAGCGCCAGGACCAATGGGTCCGCCTGGTCCCAGAGGAGAGCCTGGCTACGCTTTGCCATCATATTATACCCATGCACGCGGCCCTCCTGGACCGCCAGGACCACCTGGCATATGCGGCTGTCCTTTTTTCCCACAAAATTTTGGTGGAGGTTTCGGTTTTGTTGGAGCAGGTGGTGGAGGAAGCGGAGGAGGTGGcggtggcggtggtggtggtgttcTTGGTAATGTTACCGGAGGAGTTGGAGGTGGAACCGGCGCAGGTATAGGAGGAGGTGGTGGCGGTGGAGGAGCGTTTGGAGGAGCGTTTGGAGGAGGcg GTGGCGGCGGCGGAGGTTTTCGCATTTTTCAGGGCGATTTACAAGATCTGCAAGGGTTAGTGGCGGAAAATCTGATTTTGGTGACTACACCGAATCCTGAACCAATCAATCCCAATAGACTGTCAAGCCTTTTATCAACTACTTCTCGGCCAATTCCGAATGGCGTGAATAGCGTTCAGTACCCACCGAATACATTAATTGTCATTGGTGCGAATGGTGAACTTATACCGGTGAATAGTGTGCGGGGCGGCATAAATGTTTCGCCAACACCCAGCGCAGCTCCATTTTCTCCATTTAACACAGGCTTTCAATCGCCTACTACGCAATCGTTGCCATTGACTTCTGGTGGTCTATATTCAACTGTGTCACGTCCTTTGAATTCCATGAATCTAGGTTCCACAGATTTTGCGCAATATCGCCGTCAAGTACTGCTGGGTGAGGCAAAGCGCAATGAATCAATTCAATCCTCCACAGCTAGTACGGTTGCCGATGCTGTAGCAGAGGACAAAAATAGGAACGAGGGGTTTCAGTCTCAAGAAAATTCCCAGCCTAATACGAACCAAGCTGCAGACAGCGTGGAAGACTTCCAGCGAGCGGTGGAAGAACTACGTAAACGGTTCACACACTTGAATAAGCCCAGGAATGGACCAGGACAACAAATTGCCATTTTATTgtaa
- the Flo2 gene encoding flotillin-2 isoform X3, which yields MGIEILSFTIKDVYDDVQYLASLGKAQTASVKRDADAGVAEANRDAGIREAECEKSAMDVKYSTDTKIEDNSRMYKLQKANFDQEINTAKAESQLAYELQAAKIRQRIRNEEIQIEVVERRKQIEIEAQEVQRKERELMGTVKLPAEAESHRVQTIAQGKQCQTIEAARADAEKIRKIGSAEAHAIELVGKAEAERMRMKAHVYKQYGDAAIMNIVLESLPKIAAEVAAPLAKTDEIVLIGGNDNITNDVTRLVAQLPPSINALTGVDLSKVLSKIPGAKA from the exons ATGGGCATTGAAATACTCTCATTCACCATCAAGGACGTATACGATGATGTGCAATATTTGGCATCGCTGGGCAAGGCGCAAACGGCGAGCGTAAAACGTGACGCTGATGCGGGTGTGGCCGAAGCCAATCGTGATGCCGGCATACGCGAAGCTGAATGTGAAAAGAGCGCCATGGACGTGAAATATTCCACGGACACCAAGATCGAGGATAATTCGCGTATGTATAAGTTGCAAAAAGCCAACTTTGATCAGGAGATCAATACAGCGAAAGCTGAATCACAATTGGCCTACGAATTGCAAGCCGCAAAGATACGACAGAGAATACGTAACGAAGAAATACAAATCGAAGTTGTCGAACGTCGCAAGCAAATCGAAATTGAAGCGCAAGAAGTGCAGCGCAAAGAGCGCGAACTAATGGGTACCGTTAAACTGCCAGCCGAAGCGGAGTCACATCGTGTGCAGACGATTGCGCAAGGCAAACA GTGTCAGACAATCGAGGCGGCACGTGCAGATGCCGAAAAGATACGTAAAATAGGTTCAGCCGAAGCTCACGCCATTGAGCTTGTCGGCAAAGCAGAGGCGGAGCGCATGCGTATGAAGGCGCATGTCTACAAACAGTATGGTGATGCTGCCATCATGAATATTGTACTCGAATCTCTGCCTAAG aTCGCTGCCGAAGTAGCTGCACCACTCGCCAAGACCGATGAGATCGTACTCATTGGCGGCAATGATAACATAACCAACGATGTTACACGCCTAGTAGCACAATTGCCACCGTCCATCAATGCGCTCACCGGCGTTGATTTGTCGAAAGTATTGTCGAAAATACCCGGAGCCAAAGCGTGA